A region from the Bacteroidota bacterium genome encodes:
- a CDS encoding citrate (Si)-synthase, with protein MSSLKDKLAQKIDEWRPRTARLLKDYSDVVVDNVTIGQILGGMRGLKCLVTDISYLDPMEGIRYRGYTLPEVLAKLPKPKGAEMPYVEGLFYLLLTGEIPTQDEVQDVVDDFCKRRILPRYIYEVIDAFPPMSHPMAIFSTAILAMHRESFFQKKYQAGINKANYWDSTYEDALNLLAKLPEIGTYIYSKLYRDGKRIMSDPNLDMGGNFAHMMGIPKPYDDVSRLHFILHSDHESGNVSAHTGHLVASSLSDIYLGVSAMINGLAGPLHGLANQEVLRWIQDLMDKMGGSSPTEDEVKQYVWDTLNSGQIIPGFGHAVLRITDPRYMIQREFSLKHFPNDPMFQYVNMLYKVVPPVLMQQGKAKNPWPNVDAQSGVIQWHYGVTEYDFYTVLFGIGRAIGICANIIWDRALMYPLERPKSLTTEMLEKIAFEKKGKPEELKNK; from the coding sequence ATGTCGAGCTTAAAAGATAAACTGGCGCAGAAAATTGATGAATGGAGGCCGCGTACTGCAAGACTTTTGAAGGATTATTCAGATGTTGTTGTTGATAATGTTACGATTGGACAGATATTAGGGGGAATGAGGGGACTCAAATGTCTGGTTACCGATATTTCCTATCTTGACCCTATGGAAGGTATCCGTTACCGGGGATATACACTCCCCGAAGTCCTTGCAAAACTCCCCAAACCTAAAGGGGCTGAAATGCCTTATGTGGAGGGCCTTTTTTATCTCTTGCTTACCGGTGAGATTCCTACCCAGGATGAAGTTCAGGATGTGGTGGATGATTTTTGCAAACGCAGAATTTTACCCCGTTATATTTATGAGGTGATTGATGCTTTCCCGCCCATGAGCCATCCTATGGCAATTTTCTCTACAGCTATTCTGGCAATGCACCGCGAGTCTTTCTTTCAAAAAAAATATCAGGCCGGCATTAATAAGGCAAATTACTGGGATTCCACTTACGAGGATGCCCTGAATCTTTTGGCTAAACTGCCTGAAATAGGAACTTATATTTACAGCAAACTTTATCGTGACGGCAAACGCATCATGTCGGATCCAAATCTCGACATGGGTGGAAATTTTGCCCACATGATGGGAATCCCCAAACCTTACGATGATGTTTCCCGTTTGCATTTCATCCTTCACAGTGACCACGAAAGCGGAAATGTGAGTGCGCATACAGGGCATCTGGTTGCAAGCTCGCTTTCTGACATTTATCTTGGCGTTTCGGCAATGATTAATGGATTAGCCGGGCCTTTGCACGGACTGGCCAATCAGGAAGTACTTCGCTGGATTCAGGATCTGATGGACAAGATGGGCGGAAGTTCTCCTACTGAAGATGAAGTTAAACAATATGTCTGGGATACCCTGAATTCGGGCCAGATTATTCCGGGATTCGGCCATGCCGTACTTCGTATTACCGATCCCCGTTATATGATACAACGTGAATTTAGTTTGAAGCATTTCCCAAATGATCCGATGTTCCAGTATGTGAATATGCTTTATAAAGTAGTTCCTCCGGTTTTAATGCAGCAGGGGAAGGCTAAGAATCCATGGCCCAATGTTGATGCCCAATCCGGGGTGATTCAGTGGCATTATGGCGTGACCGAATATGATTTTTATACCGTTTTATTTGGTATTGGCCGGGCCATTGGTATCTGTGCCAATATTATCTGGGACAGGGCCCT